A genome region from Trichosurus vulpecula isolate mTriVul1 chromosome 5, mTriVul1.pri, whole genome shotgun sequence includes the following:
- the RNF148 gene encoding RING finger protein 148: protein MANLIVSKQADLLDRMAVNQPNQANGGMRLFRTNSWKRSFASSWLLRFSIFLLLSLPDSEGKAIWTAHLNITFQVGNRIISELGETGVFGNHSPLEKVAGAVVLPGGWNQNACNPMTNFSRPDLTESWLALIERGGCTFTHKIKVAAEKGANGVIIYNYPGTGNKVFPMSHQGTGNVVAVMIGNLKGMELYHLIQKGVHVTIIIEVGRRHIPWLNHSIMSLFTFMAATVAGFFLYCARRPRMPSAATRRRRQIKAEVRKAIGELELRVLKEGDKEVDPSGDSCVVCFDTYKPKDTVRILTCKHFFHKACIDPWLLAHRTCPMCKCDILKV from the exons ATGGCCAACTTGATTGTAAGTAAACAGGCAGATTTACTTGACAGAATGGCAGTAAATCAGCCTAACCAG GCAAATGGAGGAATGAGGCTATTTAGGACAAATTCTTGGAAACGAAGTTTTGCATCTTCTTGGCTACTGAGGTTCAGCATCTTCTTACTCCTTAGCCTTCCTGACTCAGAAGGAAAAGCTATATGGACTGCCCACTTGAACATAACATTTCAGGTGGGAAATCGCATCATATCAGAGTTAGGGGAAACTGGAGTATTTGGAAATCATTCTCCTCTGGAAAAGGTGGCTGGTGCAGTGGTACTTCCTGGGGGTTGGAATCAGAATGCTTGTAACCCCATGACCAATTTCAGCAGACCTGATCTGACAGAATCCTGGCTGGCCCTCATTGAACGGGGAGGCTGTACCTTTACGCACAAGATAAAGGTGGCTGCTGAGAAGGGGGCAAATGGAGTGATTATCTATAACTATCCAGGCACTGGCAACAAGGTTTTTCCTATGTCTCACCAAGGAACAGGAAATGTTGTCGCAGTGATGATAGGCAACCTGAAAGGCATGGAGCTTTATCATTTGATTCAGAAGGGAGTCCATGTGACAATTATAATTGAAGTAGGGAGAAGACACATACCTTGGTTAAATCATTCTATCATGTCCCTATTTACCTTTATGGCTGCCACTGTTGCCGGCTTCTTTTTATATTGTGCCCGGAGGCCCAGAATGCCCAGCGCTGCCACCAGGAGACGCCGTCAGATAAAAGCAGAAGTCAGAAAAGCAATTGGAGAGTTGGAACTACGTGTGTTAAAAGAAGGGGACAAAGAAGTCGATCCCAGTGGAGACAGCTGTGTTGTGTGCTTTGACACGTACAAACCCAAGGATACAGTGCGCATTTTAACTTGCAAGCATTTTTTCCACAAGGCATGCATTGATCCTTGGCTCTTAGCCCATAGGACATGCCCCATGTGCAAATGTGACATTCTTAAAGTATAA
- the RNF133 gene encoding E3 ubiquitin-protein ligase RNF133 codes for MNLVKTGTWRTNAASSWLLEFTVFLLLSQNCCKASAIWTAYMNISFHVGNRMLSELGETGVFGRGSILKRVAGVVVPPQGRNQNACNPLTNFSKPKDSEMWLALIERGGCTFTQKIKAAAEKGASGVIIYNFPGTGNQVFPMSHQGIGDIVAVMIGNLKGTEILHLIQKGVHVTVMIEVGRKHIIWMNHYFVSFVIVTTATLAYFIFYNIRRLWVARIQNRRWQRLTTDLKKAFGQLQLRVLKEGDEETNPNGDSCVVCFEAYKPNDIVRILTCKHFFHKNCIDPWILSHGTCPMCKCDILKALGIEVDVEDGAESLQVLMSNESLTATSPNEENSGNDHRSVRRSDKVTHVEESSSGNDNQSSSVAVDVHPSP; via the coding sequence ATGAATCTAGTTAAGACAGGTACTTGGAGAACCAATGCTGCTTCTTCCTGGCTTTTGGAATTCACTGTCTTTCTGCTGCTTAGTCAAAACTGTTGCAAAGCAAGTGCAATTTGGACTGCTTACATGAACATATCATTTCATGTGGGGAACCGGATGTTATCTGAGTTGGGGGAAACTGGGGTGTTTGGAAGAGGCTCCATTTTGAAGAGGGTAGCTGGAGTTGTAGTGCCACCACAGGGAAGGAACCAAAATGCCTGTAATCCCTTGACCAATTTCAGCAAACCCAAGGACTCAGAAATGTGGCTTGCCCTCATAGAGCGGGGAGGTTGTACTTtcacacagaaaataaaagcagCAGCAGAAAAAGGAGCCAGTGGGGTGATCATCTACAACTTCCCAGGAACTGGCAACCAagtgtttcccatgtctcacCAAGGAATTGGAGATATAGTTGCAGTAATGATTGGCAACTTAAAAGGCACAGAGATTTTGCATTTGATTCAGAAGGGAGTTCATGTAACTGTTATGATCGAGGTGGGCAGAAAGCATATCATCTGGATGAATCACTATTTTGTGTCTTTTGTTATCGTCACAACCGCTACCTTGGCCTACTTCATTTTCTATAATATtcgaagactctgggtagcaagGATTCAGAATAGAAGATGGCAGCGGTTAACAACAGATCTTAAGAaagcttttggacagctccagctGCGTGTTTTAAAAGAAGGGGATGAGGAAACAAATCCAAACGGGGACAGCTGTGTTGTGTGCTTTGAAGCATATAAGCCCAACGATATAGTGCGTATTCTAActtgtaaacatttttttcacaaaaattgcATTGACCCCTGGATTCTATCCCATGGCACCTGCCCCATGTGCAAATGTGACATTCTCAAAGCTCTAGGGATTGAGGTGGATGTTGAAGATGGTGCCGAATCTTTGCAAGTCTTAATGTCGAATGAATCACTTACTGCCACCTCACCTAATGAAGAGAATTCTGGCAATGACCACCGTTCTGTAAGAAGATCAGATAAAGTGACCCATGTGGAAGAATCTTCTTCAGGAAATGATAATCAATCTAGTTCTGTAGCAGTAGATGTTCATCCTTCACCTTGA